DNA from Pseudanabaena galeata CCNP1313:
ATCGCCATTTATTTAATGACATCTACGAAAAGATTTTGGCGGATCTGCAATCGGCAGGAAATGCGGGGGAATATTACACACCTCGCGCCGTGACGCAGTTTATGGTGGATATTCTCGATCCAAAATTGGGCGAAAAGTTGCTCGACCCTGCCTGTGGTACGGCGGGATTTTTGGTGAATGCGATCGAGCATCTCAAGGCGCAGGCAAAGACGGCTGAGGATTTACAAAACTTGCAAAAAAATATCAATGGGGTAGAGAAAAAGCCTTTGCCGCATATGTTGGCGATGACGAATGTGATGTTGCATGGGATTGATGTGCCGACGAATATTCGCCATGACAATACTTTGAAGCGTCCATTACGGGACTACACACCCAAGGATCGGGTGGATATTGTGATTACTAATCCACCGTTTGGGGGCATGGAGGAGGATGGCATTGAGAGCAATTTCCCGAAGAAGTACCAGACTCGCGAGACTGCCGATCTATTCATGGCGCTGATTATGCACTTACTCAAGCCTGAGACGGGACGGGCGGCGGTGGTTTTGCCCGATGGTTTCCTGTTTGGTGAGGGGACAAAAACGAATCTCAAGAAGGAATTGCTGGAGGAGTTTAATCTACATACGATTGTGCGCTTACCTAAGGGAGTGTTTAGTCCCTATACGGGCATTAATACGAATATTCTCTTTTTTGAAAAAGGTGAGCCGACTAAGGATGTCTGGTTTTTTGCACATCCCTATCCATCGGGTTACAAGTCCTATTCACGGTCGAAGCCGCTCACGATCGCGGAGTTCGATCGCGAAAAGAGTTGGTGGGGTGGCAAGTCTCGCAAGGGACGCAAGGTGAATGAATATGCGTGGAAGGTGTCGGTTGCCGAGATTGCGGCGCGTAACTATAATCTCGATTGCAAAAATCCCCATGAGGTAATGGTCTATCATGGTGAGCCTGATGAGTTGATGGCGGAATATTTGGAAATTGCTCAACAAATGAAGGCGGCGCAGGATGCACTCAAGCAAGAGCTAGTCAGTGCTTTGCAGCGTGGGGGCAGTTAATGGAATCAAATCGAGTTGAGTATAAGCGCGAACTGACCGATGGTTTTGAGCGTGAGGCGATCGCCTTTTTAAATTATCGAGATGGCGGCGTTATTTACATCGGTATTGATAAAGATGGCTCGATGGTGGGTGTTGCTGACTGTGATGCGGTGCAACTGGCGATTAAAGATCGGTTGAAAAATAATATTTTGCCGTCCTGTTTGGGACTGTTTGATGTAATTCATGAAGTCCGTGAGGAGCGGGACATTATCAAGGTGACTCTGGCTAGTGGCTCAGAGAAACCCTATTACTTGCGAAAGTATGGAATGTCTGAAAAGGGTTGCTTTGTCAGGATTGGTAGTGCATCGGAACCAATGTCAGGACGGATGATTGAGGATCTGTTTGCGAGGAGGACTCGTAACTCACTCGGTCGAATGCGATCGCCACAGCAAAGCCTTAATTTTGAGCAGTTACGGATTTATTACGAGGAAGCGGGGTTTACGCTAGGCGATCGCTTTGCGGCGAATTTGGAACTATTAACTGAGGATGGAACTTATAACTATGCTGCCTATTTGCTAAGCGATCGCAATGGGAATTCGGTACAGGTGGCGAAGTATCGTGGTTTAGATCGCTATGATTTGATTGATACCAATGAGTATGGGTATTGTTCGTTAATTAAAACTTGCAAACAGGTGCTAGATCGCTTAGAGGTTGAAAATCGCACGGCTACGAAAATTACAGGTAAAGAGAGAATCGAGCGGCGATTATGGAATGTCGTAGCGCTACGCGAGACGGTAATCAATGCGATTATTCACAATGATTTCACCAATGAGGCTGTGCCTAAGTTTGAGATTTTTGACGATCGCCTTGAGATTACGTCTGCGGGGTCAATTCCTGAAGGGGTGGAGCGTGAGGAGTTTTTTGCTGGTTATTCGATCCCGCGCAACAAGATTTTGATGCGTGTTTTCAAAGACCTTGATATTGTGGAATATCTGGGTTCTGGAATGCCGCGTATTTTGAAGGCATATCCAAGGGAGTCTTTTATTTTTACGGCTAATTTTATTCGCACGGTGTTTCCGATTTCGCAGGAGGCGCTAGAACTAGAACGGGGTGCGTCAATGCAGTTTGAGTCACGGCTAGAGTCACGGCTAGAGTCACGGCTAGAGTCACCATTAGCAGCTAAAGTGTTTTTGCATTTAGTACAGGATGCTGATAATAAGGCTGGCATGGCGAGAATGCTAGGTCATAAGACAATTTCTGGAGAACT
Protein-coding regions in this window:
- a CDS encoding type I restriction-modification system subunit M; translated protein: MAIATLIKSIQDIMRKDVGVDGDAQRISQIVWLLFLKIFDDKEQEWAFTISGYKSPLPERLRWSNWAKNPEGITGEELLDFVNIQLFPELKKLATAAGVSPHGRVVGAVFEDAYNYMKSGTLLRQVINCIQSDVDFNSSGDRHLFNDIYEKILADLQSAGNAGEYYTPRAVTQFMVDILDPKLGEKLLDPACGTAGFLVNAIEHLKAQAKTAEDLQNLQKNINGVEKKPLPHMLAMTNVMLHGIDVPTNIRHDNTLKRPLRDYTPKDRVDIVITNPPFGGMEEDGIESNFPKKYQTRETADLFMALIMHLLKPETGRAAVVLPDGFLFGEGTKTNLKKELLEEFNLHTIVRLPKGVFSPYTGINTNILFFEKGEPTKDVWFFAHPYPSGYKSYSRSKPLTIAEFDREKSWWGGKSRKGRKVNEYAWKVSVAEIAARNYNLDCKNPHEVMVYHGEPDELMAEYLEIAQQMKAAQDALKQELVSALQRGGS
- a CDS encoding RNA-binding domain-containing protein → MESNRVEYKRELTDGFEREAIAFLNYRDGGVIYIGIDKDGSMVGVADCDAVQLAIKDRLKNNILPSCLGLFDVIHEVREERDIIKVTLASGSEKPYYLRKYGMSEKGCFVRIGSASEPMSGRMIEDLFARRTRNSLGRMRSPQQSLNFEQLRIYYEEAGFTLGDRFAANLELLTEDGTYNYAAYLLSDRNGNSVQVAKYRGLDRYDLIDTNEYGYCSLIKTCKQVLDRLEVENRTATKITGKERIERRLWNVVALRETVINAIIHNDFTNEAVPKFEIFDDRLEITSAGSIPEGVEREEFFAGYSIPRNKILMRVFKDLDIVEYLGSGMPRILKAYPRESFIFTANFIRTVFPISQEALELERGASMQFESRLESRLESRLESPLAAKVFLHLVQDADNKAGMARMLGHKTISGELHKQVKRLLALNLIEMTIPDKPNSRLQKYRLTARGKAWLNGDR